In a genomic window of Sutcliffiella sp. FSL R7-0096:
- a CDS encoding HD domain-containing phosphohydrolase → MAFIIKRKDQNIEKVNMENFELSLLSKGEGIEVMIQKVKKDNIFYIYPAESPKVMEFFYILEGEILCEHNGEKINLGPNDYFSCTNLEETIHFTAISDVKYLWLINEPTFFQLSDNVKELSQIVERVEARDPYTYNHNERVAKYSIKIAKKLSLSKSNLERLYISSILHDIGKINIPSEILNKPAKLTNEEFALIKKHPEDGAEMVKELYYDDTIAKIIEQHHERLNGCGYPKGLIGEEIVLEARIIAVSDTFDAMTEDRAYRNAFTPEFAIDELQRLSPSQYDPDVVNALIEVLQEEGKLKVTSTDA, encoded by the coding sequence GTGGCTTTTATCATAAAAAGAAAAGATCAAAACATCGAAAAGGTAAATATGGAAAACTTTGAATTAAGTCTTCTTTCAAAAGGTGAAGGTATAGAAGTTATGATTCAAAAGGTTAAGAAAGATAATATATTCTATATTTATCCTGCAGAAAGTCCAAAAGTAATGGAATTCTTTTATATTCTTGAAGGTGAAATACTTTGTGAACATAATGGTGAAAAAATTAATTTGGGTCCAAACGATTACTTTTCGTGCACAAATTTAGAAGAAACAATCCACTTTACTGCAATATCAGATGTAAAATACTTATGGCTAATTAATGAACCAACTTTCTTTCAATTAAGTGATAATGTAAAAGAATTAAGCCAAATTGTTGAAAGAGTAGAAGCGAGAGACCCGTATACTTATAATCACAATGAAAGAGTTGCAAAGTATTCTATAAAAATAGCCAAAAAACTATCCTTATCAAAATCAAACTTAGAAAGACTTTATATCTCCTCAATACTCCATGATATCGGTAAAATAAATATTCCTTCTGAAATTCTTAATAAACCTGCCAAACTTACTAACGAGGAATTTGCATTGATTAAGAAACACCCTGAAGATGGTGCGGAAATGGTAAAAGAGTTATATTATGATGATACAATTGCAAAAATCATCGAACAGCACCATGAACGGTTAAACGGTTGTGGATATCCAAAGGGACTTATTGGAGAGGAAATCGTTCTCGAAGCCCGCATCATAGCAGTCAGCGACACCTTCGATGCAATGACGGAAGACCGTGCATACCGTAATGCTTTTACTCCGGAATTTGCAATAGATGAGTTGCAGAGACTATCCCCATCCCAATACGATCCTGATGTAGTAAATGCACTTATAGAAGTTCTTCAAGAAGAAGGTAAATTAAAAGTAACAAGCACTGATGCATAA
- a CDS encoding type 1 glutamine amidotransferase domain-containing protein: MTKHILMVVTTADKMKDGHETGIWLSEFGEAYVEFRNKGYEVTVASPLGGKSPVDARSLEGGETPQEILDTAKYLEDTIKLDEITEASKYDAIFLPGGHGTMFDLPDNEKLHQLIRDIYEADKLVAAVCHGPAGLVGVKLSDGTPFVAGKTVTAFTDDEERETTLDKYMPFLLETRLRELGAEFIAKDNWVDHMQADGKLITGQNPQSTISVAKEVVKQLG; the protein is encoded by the coding sequence ATGACAAAACATATATTAATGGTTGTTACTACTGCAGATAAAATGAAGGACGGGCATGAGACAGGAATCTGGCTTTCTGAATTCGGTGAAGCATATGTGGAATTCAGGAACAAAGGTTACGAGGTTACGGTTGCAAGTCCACTTGGTGGAAAATCTCCTGTTGATGCAAGAAGCCTAGAAGGTGGAGAGACACCTCAAGAGATATTGGACACAGCTAAATATCTAGAGGACACAATTAAATTGGACGAAATCACAGAGGCATCGAAGTACGATGCCATCTTCCTTCCAGGTGGACATGGTACGATGTTTGATCTACCTGATAACGAAAAATTGCACCAGCTTATTCGTGACATCTATGAAGCGGACAAACTGGTTGCAGCGGTCTGCCACGGGCCGGCGGGGCTTGTAGGAGTGAAGCTTTCAGATGGTACTCCATTTGTAGCAGGCAAAACAGTCACAGCCTTCACTGATGATGAAGAAAGAGAAACCACCTTGGACAAGTATATGCCATTCCTTTTGGAAACTCGCCTTCGCGAGCTTGGCGCGGAGTTCATTGCGAAGGATAATTGGGTAGACCATATGCAAGCGGACGGTAAATTGATTACCGGTCAGAATCCGCAATCCACCATCAGTGTGGCAAAAGAAGTAGTGAAGCAATTAGGTTGA
- a CDS encoding transglutaminase-like domain-containing protein, with translation MIKKQYMIALLLSSCLVLSACTDKDAGGKDNDSGVQAEQDVNDQYEQLVDKKDEDLELEPLELTSYAEQVNATISSPVYKEFSANGQVEIAGTVEKHADLKGEVVWIKVRSVEDGPTGNLMEYYAPIRDGAFRQNISFFNGEGEYQVTVQLPDTERENYYYDTAKFSVHNVNPEAIHDIALTPYGHIAGLQVDVESGFLEENELLPFGGKAENLSDGDTIMLHLKKDSEIWKHMITVEDGQFSLEIPLFYGKGIHQLEVMVPDKERENYYQLATTLYIDNASERVMQPLEYFTAYKERGVTLESPQYGGDEAGGTYSVKGRIDPEAEFGPETTHIFVTTKLGEDEALDVIPVENYEFDGFFYLRFGPGEYEITLSVPEIKEENSDYFRYFGFAKFEVTASADDKRDLLPSRGVQSDAPKIIKLAEELTAGRDSTRDKAKAIYDYVAKNVSYDVKKYRNNEFEWDDSALKTLDSMTGVCQDYAYLSIALMRASGVEARYVEGRAGSPWPGNHAWVEANLDGTWVEMDPTWGSGYIDREDKFISAFNEDYFDPDPDEFKKTHTRTGVKY, from the coding sequence ATGATAAAAAAACAATATATGATTGCTTTACTTTTAAGTAGCTGCTTGGTTTTATCTGCATGTACGGATAAGGATGCGGGCGGGAAAGACAATGATAGCGGTGTTCAAGCAGAGCAAGATGTAAATGATCAGTATGAACAGCTTGTGGATAAAAAGGATGAAGATTTGGAGCTAGAACCGCTCGAACTTACATCTTATGCAGAACAGGTAAATGCGACCATCAGCTCTCCTGTGTATAAGGAGTTCAGTGCAAACGGGCAGGTAGAGATTGCCGGGACTGTTGAAAAACATGCTGATTTAAAAGGGGAGGTTGTTTGGATCAAGGTTCGCTCTGTCGAGGACGGACCAACCGGAAATCTGATGGAGTATTATGCGCCAATTAGGGACGGAGCTTTTAGGCAGAATATTTCCTTTTTCAATGGAGAGGGAGAGTATCAGGTCACGGTTCAATTACCGGATACGGAAAGGGAAAACTATTACTATGACACTGCCAAGTTCTCCGTCCACAATGTGAACCCTGAAGCAATTCATGATATTGCGTTAACTCCTTACGGTCACATTGCCGGGCTTCAGGTGGATGTGGAATCAGGCTTTTTGGAAGAAAATGAGCTACTCCCTTTTGGTGGAAAAGCTGAGAACCTATCTGATGGGGATACCATCATGCTTCATCTGAAAAAGGACTCCGAAATCTGGAAGCATATGATAACAGTGGAGGACGGACAGTTTTCCCTTGAAATTCCTTTGTTCTATGGAAAAGGCATCCACCAGCTTGAGGTGATGGTCCCCGATAAGGAGCGAGAAAATTACTACCAGCTTGCAACGACACTCTATATTGACAATGCTTCGGAACGAGTGATGCAGCCGTTAGAGTATTTTACTGCCTATAAGGAGAGAGGTGTTACGCTCGAGTCCCCTCAATACGGAGGAGACGAGGCTGGAGGTACTTATTCTGTAAAGGGCCGGATAGACCCTGAAGCAGAATTCGGCCCTGAGACCACCCACATTTTTGTGACGACAAAATTGGGTGAGGATGAGGCTCTTGATGTGATACCTGTAGAGAACTATGAATTTGACGGTTTCTTTTATTTGCGATTCGGGCCTGGTGAGTATGAAATAACCTTGAGCGTGCCGGAAATCAAAGAGGAGAATAGCGACTATTTCCGTTATTTTGGTTTTGCAAAATTTGAGGTGACGGCGTCTGCTGATGATAAGCGGGATTTGCTTCCTTCCCGCGGCGTTCAGTCGGATGCACCCAAGATCATCAAGCTTGCTGAGGAGCTGACGGCCGGAAGGGATTCAACTCGCGACAAAGCAAAAGCCATTTACGACTATGTCGCAAAAAACGTTAGCTATGACGTGAAAAAGTATAGGAACAACGAGTTTGAGTGGGACGATAGTGCATTGAAGACATTGGATTCGATGACTGGCGTCTGCCAAGATTATGCTTACCTTTCCATTGCCCTTATGCGGGCGAGCGGAGTGGAAGCGAGATATGTGGAAGGGCGGGCCGGTTCACCGTGGCCTGGCAACCACGCTTGGGTCGAGGCCAACCTGGATGGTACATGGGTCGAGATGGATCCTACCTGGGGTTCTGGATATATTGACCGTGAGGATAAGTTCATTTCAGCATTCAATGAAGATTATTTCGATCCAGACCCGGATGAGTTTAAAAAGACGCATACTCGAACAGGGGTTAAGTATTAA
- a CDS encoding DUF1835 domain-containing protein, whose amino-acid sequence MLEKLKETIEQLSERDAKTWLYLTMLRLEQLTKIDIPKEEMLEEIEHILQPIDHQPPPKTDYDTVHIVGSESTAGSLRVGLERNHRIIGFWEMFDIGPLSDKKTRHEWLQTHVNIYEHFIEEEEFGRKFNQAMDDLNRIPPHCPVILWTANNAHEQIFHRYILHHLRESENTVYLINASVAYREMELSHRAFSEHYLSYSGELEPKQLKNILLKRLGEPLSIEAKKQYADEWLQLKETKALLRVWKEGKIQGVSESYFDQELLYFAKETQKEYAENGFVKTVRIIGETYGQLEGRVNPSFLEYRLRTLAFEGHFEIKGIPKSISHYSVRLKNKEGDTQ is encoded by the coding sequence ATGCTAGAGAAGTTGAAGGAAACCATTGAACAGCTATCAGAAAGGGACGCAAAAACTTGGCTATACTTAACCATGCTTCGATTAGAGCAATTAACAAAAATAGATATTCCAAAAGAAGAAATGTTGGAAGAAATCGAGCATATATTACAACCAATTGACCACCAGCCTCCTCCTAAAACAGATTATGACACAGTGCATATTGTGGGGAGTGAATCTACTGCAGGATCACTGAGAGTTGGTCTGGAGAGGAATCATAGGATAATAGGATTTTGGGAAATGTTCGATATCGGTCCATTATCCGATAAAAAGACACGTCACGAATGGCTACAGACCCATGTTAATATTTATGAACATTTCATTGAAGAAGAAGAGTTCGGGAGAAAATTCAATCAGGCGATGGATGATTTGAACCGGATCCCTCCACACTGCCCAGTAATCCTGTGGACAGCAAATAACGCACATGAACAGATTTTCCACAGGTATATCCTTCATCATCTTCGCGAAAGTGAGAATACTGTGTATTTAATCAATGCTTCAGTCGCATACAGAGAAATGGAACTCTCACACCGAGCATTTTCCGAACATTACTTATCATATTCTGGTGAGTTGGAACCGAAACAGTTGAAGAACATCCTCCTCAAGAGATTGGGAGAACCTTTATCTATTGAAGCGAAAAAGCAATACGCTGACGAATGGCTACAGTTAAAAGAAACTAAAGCTTTGCTCCGTGTTTGGAAAGAGGGCAAGATACAGGGCGTTTCGGAAAGTTATTTTGATCAAGAATTACTTTATTTTGCAAAAGAAACCCAGAAGGAATATGCAGAAAACGGGTTCGTAAAAACAGTGCGAATCATCGGTGAAACATATGGTCAACTTGAAGGTAGAGTCAATCCCTCGTTTTTGGAGTATCGCCTTCGTACCCTTGCCTTTGAAGGTCATTTCGAAATAAAAGGAATCCCGAAATCCATCAGTCACTATAGTGTCAGGTTGAAAAATAAAGAGGGGGACACGCAATGA
- a CDS encoding DUF4097 family beta strand repeat-containing protein has protein sequence MKKILSFLFVLILLAIGTTVVFGQFKETFSFNFNTTPIEQEETVSGNGAETIEIHTTSADIKVVSVDREDIYAKLSGEVSDKNKDKYKLIVKKVGGNVHIEVNQPKMKFQIGTNITSLKLEVEVPKKTYQELSTYSTSSDIQMTDLQLDSLRTELTSGDILIEGVTITNSYSIDLTSGDVRIENTEAKTIAIEGTSGDITIKEVLANVQVDTTSGDIKIWGVQGNINVETTSGDIDIENERITGNIEVEVTSGDVRIKVDETPSSLAVDYKGRSGKGNVNLDGMQYEEKSESEIKGKVGNGEYMLKVRTTSGDFRLN, from the coding sequence ATGAAAAAAATATTATCCTTCCTATTTGTACTCATCTTATTAGCAATAGGGACTACTGTGGTTTTTGGACAATTTAAAGAAACCTTTAGTTTTAATTTCAATACTACTCCTATAGAACAGGAAGAAACAGTAAGTGGCAATGGTGCTGAAACGATAGAGATTCACACCACATCCGCTGATATCAAGGTGGTTTCTGTGGATAGGGAAGACATCTATGCAAAATTATCGGGAGAGGTCAGTGATAAAAACAAGGACAAATATAAGCTAATAGTTAAGAAAGTCGGCGGAAACGTACATATAGAAGTCAATCAACCTAAAATGAAATTTCAAATTGGTACTAACATCACCAGTCTGAAACTTGAAGTGGAAGTACCGAAAAAGACCTATCAGGAGTTATCTACCTATTCGACATCAAGTGATATTCAAATGACTGATTTGCAACTGGACTCACTTAGGACAGAGTTGACTTCGGGAGATATTTTGATCGAAGGCGTTACCATAACAAATAGTTATTCTATTGATCTGACAAGTGGAGATGTGCGCATTGAAAACACCGAAGCCAAGACAATAGCTATTGAAGGAACAAGCGGTGATATCACCATTAAGGAAGTTCTCGCGAATGTCCAAGTGGATACGACATCAGGAGATATTAAAATTTGGGGTGTTCAAGGAAATATAAACGTAGAGACTACATCAGGGGATATCGATATAGAAAATGAACGGATAACAGGTAATATCGAGGTGGAGGTAACGAGTGGGGATGTAAGAATTAAGGTTGATGAAACACCTAGCTCCCTAGCAGTTGATTACAAAGGTCGATCTGGCAAAGGAAACGTAAACCTAGACGGTATGCAATATGAAGAGAAAAGTGAAAGCGAGATAAAAGGAAAGGTCGGAAATGGAGAGTATATGTTGAAAGTGCGTACGACTTCCGGGGATTTCAGGTTAAATTGA
- a CDS encoding histidine phosphatase family protein, with protein sequence MDGLMNGGYILYVRHAEANVGVDLPGFSFGNCLTQRNLSNNGRMQAMMFGEYLRHKSIPIAYPILASPFCRAIETANLAFGAENVQISPFLIQLYRLSGVLSEFERESILNTLEGMLETKPSFRNNQVIIGHNFPKGVGLGDIPDMGTVVVESRGRGRGYNIVARISLNQWM encoded by the coding sequence TTGGATGGACTTATGAATGGCGGGTACATCTTATATGTTAGGCATGCAGAGGCAAATGTTGGAGTGGATTTACCTGGTTTTTCATTTGGAAATTGCTTGACTCAACGGAACCTTTCAAACAACGGAAGAATGCAGGCTATGATGTTTGGAGAATACCTTCGTCATAAATCCATTCCAATTGCTTACCCCATTTTAGCTAGTCCATTTTGTAGAGCTATAGAAACGGCGAACTTGGCTTTCGGAGCTGAAAATGTACAAATTTCTCCTTTCTTGATTCAGTTGTATCGGTTGAGCGGAGTATTAAGTGAATTCGAGCGAGAAAGTATTTTAAATACATTAGAAGGCATGTTAGAAACCAAGCCATCATTTAGAAACAATCAGGTCATCATCGGACACAATTTTCCAAAAGGGGTGGGATTAGGGGATATCCCTGATATGGGGACGGTAGTCGTGGAATCCAGAGGTAGGGGAAGGGGATATAATATAGTCGCTCGCATTTCTTTAAATCAATGGATGTAA
- a CDS encoding PLP-dependent aminotransferase family protein, translating into MNKESFYPNNIKAALQNNPPGEWIPSVPAKAIRLHSGYPAPHLIPSKELKEAVAQLLEEENDLPLHYIGSPRIDKLKDWVRMRQEVRGMPSKDDELLITAGACQAIDLIARIFLDKDAVVVVEAPTYMEALEIFRNYTDQIITVPIDKDGLQTERLAKILSERKQKGLTKPSFLYTIPTFHNPTGTTMTAERRSRVLELAEEYDFLVLEDDAYGELGFTNNPKTIKSMDTKDRVLYVGSLSKVVAPGMRIGWVHATEKFIQALFWFKKDLEHPFAQATMSTFLENTDFTSRLRTLSKTYQKKCQVMLTALEKYLPENSSWFVPEGGYFVWVKIPGVETEKLLSKATEGGVSFLPGKYFFLDQSEGAEYLRLSFSYESEENILKGIQKLGDVVNSSEK; encoded by the coding sequence ATGAACAAGGAATCCTTTTATCCAAATAACATCAAAGCAGCCCTTCAAAATAACCCTCCCGGCGAATGGATTCCGTCCGTTCCGGCTAAAGCAATTCGACTGCATTCTGGCTATCCCGCACCTCATTTAATACCTTCCAAGGAATTAAAAGAAGCAGTAGCTCAATTGCTTGAGGAAGAAAATGATTTGCCACTACATTACATAGGAAGTCCGAGAATAGATAAGTTGAAAGATTGGGTACGGATGAGGCAGGAAGTGCGAGGTATGCCTTCAAAAGATGATGAGCTTTTAATCACTGCGGGCGCGTGCCAGGCTATAGACCTCATTGCTCGCATTTTTCTAGATAAGGATGCTGTTGTGGTGGTCGAGGCGCCAACCTATATGGAAGCACTCGAGATTTTCCGAAATTATACAGATCAGATTATAACCGTTCCCATCGATAAGGACGGCCTTCAAACGGAACGATTAGCGAAAATCCTTTCTGAGAGAAAACAAAAAGGGCTGACAAAACCAAGTTTTCTATATACTATCCCAACCTTCCACAATCCAACTGGGACAACGATGACAGCTGAACGTAGGAGTCGTGTCCTAGAACTTGCAGAAGAATACGATTTCTTGGTACTAGAAGACGATGCATATGGTGAGCTTGGTTTCACTAACAACCCGAAGACGATTAAGTCTATGGATACGAAGGACAGAGTTCTCTATGTCGGGTCTTTGTCAAAAGTGGTCGCGCCTGGCATGCGGATCGGTTGGGTACATGCTACAGAAAAATTCATCCAAGCCTTGTTCTGGTTCAAAAAAGATCTGGAACATCCTTTCGCGCAAGCCACCATGTCTACATTCTTGGAAAATACGGATTTTACATCGCGGTTGCGAACTTTAAGTAAGACATATCAAAAAAAATGCCAAGTTATGCTGACAGCCCTCGAAAAGTACCTTCCTGAAAATTCTTCCTGGTTTGTACCAGAAGGAGGTTATTTTGTCTGGGTGAAGATCCCGGGTGTAGAGACAGAGAAGCTACTCTCAAAAGCAACCGAGGGAGGGGTATCTTTCCTACCAGGTAAATATTTTTTCCTCGATCAGTCAGAAGGGGCAGAATATCTCCGGCTGTCATTCAGCTATGAGAGTGAGGAGAATATTTTAAAAGGCATTCAGAAGTTGGGGGATGTGGTTAATTCCAGTGAAAAATAA
- a CDS encoding DUF4910 domain-containing protein yields the protein MKKKNRLLTAALATTLTFGAFSVQTYAQPTVIAEQQYSVVNALDNKILNKINADNIYNMIAHLEQTPRVAASPEEYAAVQYIKQQFESYGYEAEVQPFEFFGFTTPHTVELSVDGTSLSPGAFTYTPSGEVTAPLEYIGLGTPADLVGKDLTGKIALIQRGEISFGEKVLNAARSGAEGVIIFNNAAGALNGTLSEANDEYVPAVSISLPEGNQLVSKLNSGEAVEASLTVLGASSGIRTSHNVIASKKATNKNKDNGNVIVLTSHHDSVPGAPGANDNASGTAMVLELARVLKNAPTDTEIRFVTFGAEELGLIGSRHYVNTLPDNELNRIVANFNLDMVGSRDAGDLVMRTVDGQANLVTDLAQATSSRLNGEPTPFGRGGSSDHVPFGEKGIPAALFIHSPLEPWYHTPEDTLDKISKEKLQDVAEIVGTAIYDYARFDNQGPKPKKKEKIDNLPKQMYFEEDVQ from the coding sequence TTGAAGAAGAAAAATAGACTACTTACTGCTGCACTTGCTACGACTTTGACCTTTGGTGCATTCAGTGTACAAACTTACGCACAGCCAACTGTTATTGCAGAACAACAATATAGTGTGGTTAACGCACTGGATAATAAGATCCTTAACAAAATCAACGCTGACAACATTTATAACATGATTGCTCATCTGGAACAAACTCCACGGGTTGCTGCATCGCCAGAAGAGTATGCTGCTGTTCAATACATAAAACAACAATTTGAATCCTATGGCTATGAAGCTGAAGTCCAGCCGTTTGAATTCTTTGGTTTTACAACACCCCATACCGTGGAGTTAAGTGTGGATGGGACAAGCCTCAGCCCTGGTGCTTTCACTTATACCCCTAGTGGCGAAGTAACTGCTCCATTGGAATACATTGGGTTAGGCACTCCTGCTGACTTAGTCGGCAAGGATCTTACCGGTAAAATTGCTCTCATTCAACGCGGGGAAATCAGCTTTGGTGAAAAAGTCCTGAATGCTGCAAGAAGTGGTGCAGAAGGGGTTATCATTTTTAACAATGCTGCTGGTGCATTGAATGGTACATTGAGTGAAGCGAATGATGAATATGTTCCTGCCGTTTCTATTTCCCTCCCAGAAGGGAATCAGCTAGTTTCCAAGCTTAATAGTGGGGAAGCTGTTGAGGCATCACTAACTGTACTTGGTGCTTCTTCTGGAATCCGCACATCACACAATGTGATCGCATCTAAAAAAGCTACGAATAAAAACAAGGATAACGGCAATGTTATTGTTTTAACTTCTCATCATGACTCTGTTCCGGGTGCGCCAGGAGCAAACGATAACGCCTCTGGTACCGCAATGGTGCTTGAGCTTGCCAGAGTACTGAAAAATGCTCCAACAGACACTGAAATTCGATTTGTCACATTTGGAGCTGAAGAACTTGGTCTGATTGGGTCCAGACATTATGTGAATACATTACCAGATAATGAACTTAATAGGATTGTAGCAAACTTTAATTTGGACATGGTCGGAAGCCGTGATGCTGGGGACCTAGTTATGAGAACAGTTGATGGACAAGCTAATCTGGTAACAGACCTTGCTCAAGCAACTAGCTCCAGATTAAATGGAGAACCGACACCATTCGGCCGCGGAGGAAGCAGTGATCACGTTCCATTTGGAGAAAAAGGAATTCCTGCAGCACTGTTTATCCACAGCCCGCTTGAGCCATGGTATCACACACCAGAAGATACATTAGATAAAATCAGCAAAGAAAAGCTTCAGGATGTAGCGGAAATCGTTGGGACTGCCATCTATGATTATGCACGTTTCGACAACCAAGGACCAAAGCCGAAGAAGAAAGAAAAAATAGATAACCTGCCTAAACAAATGTATTTTGAGGAAGACGTGCAGTAA
- a CDS encoding DinB family protein, giving the protein MTTKITLQIKSLPNYEPEIGRSLWCLEDVRQNLTKRLTGISQTLLDSKMGDRQSIGSLLYHIAYVEAGWLYGEVMEKEVWDPEIEALFPLEGWPDGKLIHVEGDTLEDHLQRLKAVREKLLTHFRTMDMEDWRRPRVLEEYNVTPEWVIYHLVEHEAHHRGQIFQMIREFRNLER; this is encoded by the coding sequence ATGACCACAAAAATCACCTTACAGATCAAATCTCTTCCCAATTATGAACCTGAAATCGGACGCTCTCTATGGTGCTTGGAAGATGTGCGTCAAAATCTAACGAAAAGGTTAACAGGAATTAGTCAAACTCTATTAGATAGTAAAATGGGAGATCGACAGTCCATCGGCTCACTTTTGTACCATATCGCCTATGTAGAAGCAGGCTGGTTGTATGGTGAAGTAATGGAAAAGGAGGTGTGGGACCCAGAAATAGAAGCGCTTTTCCCGTTAGAGGGTTGGCCTGATGGAAAGTTGATCCATGTAGAAGGTGATACTCTTGAAGACCATCTTCAACGCTTAAAGGCAGTCAGGGAGAAACTGCTTACTCACTTCCGCACTATGGATATGGAAGACTGGCGCAGACCAAGGGTGCTTGAGGAATATAATGTTACACCAGAATGGGTGATTTATCACCTGGTAGAGCATGAAGCCCATCATCGGGGACAGATATTTCAGATGATAAGAGAGTTTCGTAATCTAGAAAGGTGA
- a CDS encoding endonuclease/exonuclease/phosphatase family protein: MASTYTVMSFNLRVIVPSDPFNWEDRKHWIAKTIHTYMPDVIGTQEATIPMLEWLKDRFIDTYEVYAVNRTVSTDAGEFSAVFVKKSSFTIGSKGSFMLSETPEIIGSMGWDAHCERICSWVELIPPGETNPVLLFVNTHLDHMGKVARKEGLRLIQSVILSKENEKRLPVILTGDFNDVPESEALEEISSMKSCYSCFTAEEMKNSLTFHAYEGGTEGAPIDYILSSHGTDILSTTIIRDRMEGGFPSDHYPVLATIQLKGETNEK; the protein is encoded by the coding sequence ATGGCCTCTACATATACCGTCATGTCCTTTAATCTACGTGTTATCGTCCCCTCTGATCCATTCAACTGGGAAGACCGTAAACACTGGATTGCCAAAACCATTCATACATACATGCCCGATGTTATCGGCACACAGGAAGCAACTATTCCGATGCTGGAATGGCTAAAAGATAGATTTATAGATACGTATGAAGTTTACGCAGTCAATCGCACTGTTTCCACAGATGCGGGGGAATTCAGTGCCGTATTTGTTAAAAAGTCCAGTTTCACCATAGGATCGAAAGGTTCCTTTATGCTATCAGAAACTCCAGAAATAATAGGAAGTATGGGCTGGGATGCACACTGCGAAAGAATTTGTTCTTGGGTCGAGCTTATCCCACCAGGAGAAACCAATCCAGTTTTGCTCTTTGTCAATACGCACTTGGATCATATGGGTAAGGTTGCTAGGAAAGAGGGTTTGAGGTTAATTCAAAGTGTAATTCTTAGTAAAGAAAACGAGAAAAGACTGCCTGTTATTTTGACCGGTGATTTCAATGATGTCCCTGAGAGTGAGGCGTTAGAGGAGATTTCGTCCATGAAAAGCTGCTATTCTTGTTTTACTGCAGAAGAAATGAAGAACAGTCTTACCTTTCATGCTTACGAGGGCGGAACGGAAGGCGCTCCAATTGATTACATACTCAGCTCCCATGGGACAGATATACTTTCAACAACCATCATCAGGGACCGCATGGAAGGTGGATTTCCATCCGACCATTATCCCGTACTGGCTACCATTCAACTAAAAGGAGAGACAAATGAAAAGTAA
- a CDS encoding LysE family translocator encodes MENFFLFVIMSILLIILPGPDTAIATKNTLSAGRFGGFKTVLGTFCAILIHTIAAVVGLSAIIVKSAFLFSVFKYVGAVYLVYLGVKTIWALRSKKPETLDETVATNKYGNQSHFKQGFLTNMLNPKVAVFFLTFLPQFVDPGTSTIGPFLLMGITYAVLTAIWFVLYIYLVDQISAFMKRPRTTTVIESITGVVLIGFGVKLALEKSSQ; translated from the coding sequence ATGGAGAACTTTTTTCTATTTGTCATAATGAGCATTCTACTAATCATTCTGCCTGGCCCTGACACCGCCATTGCCACAAAAAACACCTTGTCTGCTGGAAGATTTGGCGGATTCAAAACCGTTTTAGGTACCTTTTGCGCAATCCTCATCCATACCATCGCAGCCGTCGTTGGTCTATCCGCCATCATTGTTAAATCTGCCTTCCTGTTCTCTGTCTTCAAATATGTTGGTGCCGTTTACCTTGTCTACCTTGGGGTAAAGACCATATGGGCACTTCGGAGCAAGAAACCGGAGACACTTGATGAGACCGTCGCAACAAACAAGTATGGGAATCAATCCCACTTCAAACAAGGTTTTCTTACTAATATGCTAAATCCAAAGGTGGCCGTCTTCTTCCTGACCTTCCTGCCACAATTTGTTGACCCAGGAACGAGCACAATCGGCCCTTTCCTCCTTATGGGAATTACCTACGCTGTTCTGACCGCCATTTGGTTTGTCCTTTATATCTATCTTGTTGATCAAATTAGCGCATTCATGAAAAGACCACGAACCACGACGGTTATCGAATCCATTACCGGGGTTGTCTTAATAGGATTTGGAGTGAAGTTGGCTTTGGAGAAAAGCTCGCAATAA